One Streptomyces showdoensis genomic region harbors:
- a CDS encoding GntR family transcriptional regulator translates to MEPKDPIGELADDRALLGRTSTAERVADILRTRIAEGFFPPGTRLSEDSIGGALGVSRNTLREAFRLLTHERLLVHRLNRGVFVRVLAVDDVADIYRTRRLVECAVVHALGEPPFAVDGLAAAVAEGEGAARAGDWKGVSTANIHFHRELVALAGSARTDELMRGVLAELRLAFHFVDDPRGLHEPYLVRNREILDALRSGDRDRAEQLLARYLDDSRTRITDVYAKAVDDPEP, encoded by the coding sequence ATGGAACCGAAGGACCCGATCGGCGAGCTGGCGGACGACCGCGCCCTCCTGGGGCGCACGAGCACGGCGGAGCGGGTCGCCGACATCCTGCGCACCCGGATCGCCGAAGGCTTCTTCCCGCCCGGCACCCGCCTCTCCGAGGACAGCATCGGCGGCGCCCTCGGCGTGTCCCGCAACACACTGCGCGAGGCCTTCCGGCTGCTCACCCACGAGCGGCTGCTCGTCCACCGGCTCAACCGGGGCGTCTTCGTCCGGGTCCTCGCCGTCGACGACGTCGCCGACATCTACCGCACCCGGCGGCTCGTCGAGTGCGCCGTCGTCCACGCCCTGGGGGAGCCGCCGTTCGCCGTCGACGGCCTCGCCGCCGCCGTCGCCGAGGGGGAGGGGGCCGCCCGTGCGGGGGACTGGAAGGGCGTCTCCACGGCCAACATCCACTTCCACCGCGAACTCGTCGCGCTCGCCGGCAGCGCCCGCACCGACGAGCTGATGCGCGGCGTCCTCGCCGAACTCCGGCTCGCCTTCCACTTCGTGGACGACCCGCGCGGACTCCACGAGCCCTATCTCGTGCGAAACCGGGAGATTCTGGACGCCCTGCGGTCCGGCGACCGGGACCGGGCCGAGCAGCTCCTCGCCCGCTACCTCGACGACTCCCGCACCCGGATCACCGACGTGTACGCGAAGGCGGTCGACGACCCGGAGCCCTGA
- a CDS encoding putative hydro-lyase: MTGDAVTEAGGPREPLGPQEPLGPHGPGGPHGPGGPGGPGGPGEPLDPRAARARARAGATGPTAGWAPGHTQANLVSVPADWAYDVLLFCTRNPRPCPVLDVTDPGSWRTALAPDADLRTDIPRYRVWEHGRLVDEPTDVTPYWRGDLVSFLIGCSFTFEGALAEAGVPLRHVEQGRNVSMYVTRRACRPAGRLHGPMVVSMRPVPAALVSTARRISGLLPAVHGAPVHEGDPAGLGIRDLSRPDFGDPVVAEPGDVPVFWACGVTPQAAVMASRPPFAITHAPGRMLVTDVRDSEYRVGD; encoded by the coding sequence ATGACCGGCGACGCCGTCACCGAAGCCGGTGGGCCCCGCGAGCCCCTCGGCCCCCAGGAGCCCCTCGGACCCCACGGGCCCGGCGGACCCCACGGGCCCGGCGGGCCCGGCGGGCCCGGCGGGCCCGGCGAACCCCTGGACCCGCGTGCCGCCCGCGCGCGGGCCCGGGCCGGGGCCACCGGCCCCACGGCCGGCTGGGCGCCGGGCCACACCCAGGCCAACCTCGTCTCGGTGCCCGCGGACTGGGCCTACGACGTGCTGCTCTTCTGCACCCGCAATCCGCGGCCCTGCCCGGTCCTGGACGTCACCGACCCCGGTTCCTGGCGCACCGCGCTCGCCCCGGACGCCGACCTGCGCACCGACATCCCGCGCTACCGGGTGTGGGAACACGGGCGGCTGGTGGACGAGCCCACGGACGTCACCCCCTACTGGCGCGGCGACCTGGTGTCGTTCCTCATCGGGTGCAGCTTCACCTTCGAGGGCGCGCTGGCGGAGGCGGGGGTGCCGCTGCGCCATGTCGAGCAGGGCCGGAACGTGTCGATGTACGTCACCCGCCGCGCCTGCCGGCCCGCCGGCCGGCTGCACGGGCCGATGGTCGTGTCGATGCGCCCGGTCCCGGCGGCCCTGGTGTCCACCGCGCGGCGGATCAGCGGACTGCTGCCCGCCGTGCACGGCGCCCCGGTGCACGAGGGCGACCCGGCCGGGCTCGGCATCCGGGACCTGTCCCGGCCCGACTTCGGGGACCCGGTGGTCGCCGAGCCGGGGGACGTGCCGGTCTTCTGGGCCTGCGGGGTCACCCCGCAGGCGGCGGTGATGGCCTCGCGGCCGCCGTTCGCGATCACCCACGCGCCGGGCCGGATGCTCGTGACCGACGTACGGGACTCGGAGTACCGCGTCGGGGACTGA
- a CDS encoding LamB/YcsF family protein has product MTRVSIDLNADLGEGFGRWTLTDDEQLLSVVTSANVACGFHAGDAATMRRVCELAAARGVRIGAQVSYRDLAGFGRRSMDVPPAELAAEVAYQIGALEVFARAAGSRVAYVKPHGALYNRVVRDEEQAAAVVEGVLLASAELPVLGLPGSRLHEAARKAGLPVVGEAFGDRAYRADGTLLPRGQEGAVVTDPGEVVERAVSMARFGMVTAHCGESVPVRARSLCLHGDTPGAVGLARRVRDGLEASGVRVEAFA; this is encoded by the coding sequence ATGACCAGGGTCTCGATCGACCTCAACGCCGACCTCGGCGAGGGCTTCGGCCGCTGGACGCTGACCGACGACGAGCAGTTGCTCTCGGTGGTCACCAGCGCCAACGTCGCCTGCGGCTTCCACGCCGGGGACGCGGCGACCATGCGGCGCGTCTGCGAGCTGGCGGCGGCGAGAGGCGTACGGATCGGGGCCCAGGTCTCCTACCGGGACCTCGCCGGCTTCGGCCGCCGCTCCATGGACGTGCCGCCGGCGGAGCTGGCGGCCGAGGTCGCCTACCAGATCGGCGCCCTGGAGGTGTTCGCGCGGGCGGCCGGCTCCCGCGTGGCGTACGTCAAGCCGCACGGCGCGCTCTACAACCGGGTCGTCCGGGACGAGGAGCAGGCCGCGGCGGTCGTCGAGGGGGTTCTGCTGGCCTCGGCTGAGCTGCCGGTGCTCGGGCTGCCCGGCTCGCGGCTGCACGAGGCCGCGCGGAAGGCCGGGCTGCCCGTCGTCGGCGAGGCCTTCGGCGACCGCGCCTACCGGGCCGACGGCACCCTGCTGCCACGGGGGCAGGAGGGTGCCGTGGTGACCGACCCGGGCGAGGTCGTCGAACGGGCGGTGTCCATGGCCCGGTTCGGGATGGTCACCGCGCACTGCGGGGAGTCGGTCCCGGTCCGGGCGCGCTCCCTGTGCCTGCACGGCGACACGCCCGGCGCGGTGGGGCTCGCCCGGCGGGTGCGGGACGGCCTGGAGGCCTCGGGCGTCCGGGTGGAGGCCTTCGCATGA
- a CDS encoding MFS transporter, whose protein sequence is MSTTQTRQPSRGERPDDTGAFAWLRALGPRGRRAFGGAFGGYALDSYDFFTLPLSMVAIAAYFGLDKGQTGLLTTVTLVVSAVGGALAGVLADRIGRVRALLVTVITYALFTVLCGFAPNYETLMVFRALQGLGFGGEWAVGAILVAEYASSRHRGRTLGGVQSAWAAGWALAVVVYTLVFRFVDADTAWRVMFWTGALPALLVVYVRRHVEDAPQAAEARRASADRGSFTAVFKRPLLGTTLFAVLLSTGVQGGYYTLATWVPTFLKTERGLTVVGTGGYLAFLISGAFTGYLTGGYLTDRLGRKKNIALFAVLSALAVLAYTRIPDGANTLLLVLGFPLGFCMSAIFSGFGSFLAELYPTAVRGTGQGFTYNTGRAVGAVFPALVGFLAEGWGVGGALVFGAVGYGLAVLALLGLPETRGRELV, encoded by the coding sequence ATGAGCACGACCCAGACCCGGCAGCCCTCCCGGGGCGAACGGCCCGACGACACGGGCGCGTTCGCCTGGCTGCGCGCCCTCGGACCGCGCGGCAGGCGCGCGTTCGGCGGCGCCTTCGGCGGATACGCCCTCGATTCGTACGATTTCTTCACACTGCCCCTGTCGATGGTGGCCATCGCCGCCTACTTCGGCCTGGACAAGGGGCAGACCGGTCTCCTCACCACGGTCACGCTGGTGGTCTCCGCCGTCGGCGGCGCCCTGGCCGGCGTCCTCGCCGACCGGATCGGCCGGGTGCGCGCGCTCCTCGTCACGGTGATCACCTACGCGCTCTTCACCGTCCTGTGCGGCTTCGCGCCCAACTACGAGACCCTGATGGTCTTCCGCGCCCTCCAGGGCCTCGGCTTCGGCGGCGAGTGGGCGGTGGGCGCCATCCTGGTCGCCGAGTACGCCTCCTCGCGGCACCGCGGCCGTACCCTTGGCGGCGTCCAGAGCGCGTGGGCGGCCGGCTGGGCGCTCGCCGTCGTCGTCTACACGCTGGTCTTCCGGTTCGTCGACGCCGACACCGCCTGGCGGGTCATGTTCTGGACCGGCGCCCTGCCCGCCCTCCTCGTCGTCTACGTACGGCGCCACGTCGAGGACGCGCCGCAAGCGGCCGAGGCCCGCCGCGCGAGCGCCGACCGCGGCTCCTTCACCGCCGTCTTCAAGCGCCCGCTGCTCGGCACCACGCTCTTCGCGGTGCTCCTCTCGACGGGCGTCCAGGGCGGCTACTACACGCTCGCCACCTGGGTGCCGACCTTCCTGAAGACCGAGCGCGGGCTCACCGTCGTCGGCACCGGCGGCTATCTGGCCTTCCTCATCTCCGGGGCCTTCACCGGGTACCTCACCGGCGGGTACCTCACCGACCGGCTCGGCCGGAAGAAGAACATCGCGCTCTTCGCGGTGCTGTCCGCGCTGGCCGTCCTCGCCTACACGCGCATCCCCGACGGGGCGAACACGCTCCTCCTGGTGCTCGGTTTCCCGCTCGGCTTCTGCATGTCGGCCATCTTCAGCGGCTTCGGCTCCTTCCTCGCCGAGCTCTACCCGACCGCCGTGCGCGGCACGGGGCAGGGCTTCACGTACAACACCGGGCGCGCGGTCGGCGCGGTGTTCCCCGCGCTCGTCGGCTTCCTCGCCGAGGGCTGGGGCGTGGGCGGGGCGCTGGTCTTCGGCGCGGTGGGCTACGGCCTCGCGGTGCTGGCCCTGCTCGGCCTGCCGGAGACCCGGGGGAGGGAGCTCGTATGA